The following are encoded together in the Argopecten irradians isolate NY chromosome 5, Ai_NY, whole genome shotgun sequence genome:
- the LOC138323226 gene encoding putative serine/threonine-protein kinase SIK1B: MAVARRPQIIHLKGNFSLREKDGTWKPDRHEAVSISSYGYVIGQTIGEGPKSKVKKAVEKRTNEIVAIKIIKKNRYNESMKKFVKREIMLNQTLQHPGLLDLYSVYSSDSCYYMVLEYAPNGDLLGFVNRLGHLSEPDARRIFKQLLDIVSYLHENDVCHRDIKCENILLDQHYNIKLADFGFARMFPENHMVSTRCGSYVYSAPEILTEPKYDAVKADIWSMGICLYAMLCGRLPYRDDDLAVMRFAMQEKLTFRKYVSKDCRELVRSLLSYDPWDRPAISAIVKMNWMCKPLTGDSSMSSMSVAAVTDTHGPHSDYDPFAEHGFSCNLHDDVYKGTRVTDVLRTVAENHSSGTSSVDLTKVSIPKDKASTVAMVTGVAGPIGRKLSQQLGLDDAAKVSNKATGDAWASLTGGKKGEGKGQAMVGKTANMLATFRRAAKVVTAARRFKRKPLNTILNMPQDQAMAKIIHTREKSDSNEIKDLHFSKAGKVAALSGQERKDKVLERRRSEILRENECRAKEQRRGLFGQTLSVLAPDLDAFNFDERM, translated from the exons ATGGCCGTTGCGAGGCGTCCGCAAATAATTCACCTGAAAGGAAACTTCTCCCTTCGGGAAAAGGACGGGACATGGAAACCGGACCGACACGAAGCCGTGTCCATAAGTTCATATGGCTATGTGATTGGTCAAACTATCGGCGAAGGACCAAAGTCAAAGGTTAAAAAGGCGGTCGAAAAACGGACAAACGAAATTGTTGCAATAAAAATCATCAAGAAAAATCGTTATAATGAGTCAATGAAGAAGTTTGTGAAGCGAGAGATCATGCTGAATCAGACTTTACAGCACCCAGGACTG CTGGATCTCTACTCGGTCTACAGCAGTGATTCTTGCTATTACATGGTACTAGAGTACGCCCCGAATGGAGATCTCCTGGGCTTCGTCAACAGACTTGGTCACCTTTCGGAACCAGACGCCCGCCGGATATTTAAACAACTGTTGGATATTGTCAGCTATCTTCACGAGAATGACGTCTGCCACCGCGACATCAAGTGTGAAAACATCCTTCTGGATCAGCATTACAACATCAAGTTGGCTG ATTTCGGATTTGCGCGCATGTTTCCCGAGAACCACATGGTGAGCACCAGATGTGGCTCCTATGTCTACTCGGCACCGGAAATACTTACAGAACCGAAATATGATGCAGTCAAGGCTGATATATGGAGCATGG GTATATGTCTATATGCTATGCTGTGCGGCCGTCTGCCTTACCGGGATGACGATTTGGCAGTAATGCGATTCGCCATGCAAGAAAAGCTCACTTTCCGGAAATATGTCTCAAAGG ACTGCCGAGAACTGGTCCGGTCTTTACTTTCCTATGACCCCTGGGATAGACCTGCCATCAGCGCCATAGTCAAGATGAACTGGATGTGTAAGCCGCTTACTGGAGATTCTTCCATGTCCTCAATGTCGGTGGCAGCCG TGACAGACACACACGGCCCCCATTCAGATTACGACCCATTCGCCGAACACGGTTTTTCATGTAATCTCCACGACGATGTCTACAAAGGAACCCGAGTTACGGACGTCTTACGTACTGTCGCTGAAAATCACAG ctCGGGAACCAGTTCAGTTGATCTAACGAAAGTATCGATTCCCAAAGATAAGGCATCAACTGTTGCTATGGTAACGGGAGTAGCAGGACCAATAGGAAGGAAGCTTAGTCAGCAGCTCGGACTTG ATGATGCAGCTAAAGTTTCAAATAAAGCCACCGGGGATGCTTGGGCGTCTCTTACAGGTGGCAAAAAAGGAGAGGGCAAAGGTCAAGCGATGGTAGGCAAGACCGCCAACATGTTGGCCACGTTCAGACGCGCGGCCAAAGTGGTGACAGCAGCAAGGAGGTTCAAACGTAAACCTCTAAACACTATCCTAAACATGCCACAGGACCAAGCCATGGCCAAGATCATCCACACGCGTGAAAAATCAGATTCAAACGAAATCAAAGATCTCCATTTCAGTAAAGCTGGCAAAGTGGCGGCTTTGTCTGGGCAGGAAAGAAAGGATAAGGTGTTGGAGAGGCGACGGTCGGAAATACTACGTGAAAACGAATGTCGGGCCAAAGAACAGCGTCGTGGACTGTTTGGTCAAACACTGTCGGTTCTGGCGCCAGATTTGGATGCTTTTAATTTTGATGAAAGGATGTGA
- the LOC138324528 gene encoding uncharacterized protein encodes MLTSSVSLLFLLFSLGNAMNLVDLLSKLRRGTGIGGPSSLYDSGVRVNTVSFELPEAHSQTAFQAHLIPQKKPGKHTSNFHGLLRQFSASTADAQTGARYQGTGGYNGPYNPAVQVPGRPRYTSAIQVPHRPQPQQNQQGWKLPNQSTRGGQPYRPGFTQRPVSSIDRFQIPQNTGLMRGQSVMPNRPQVQRQTGGFTRTPVANFGTGMASRKMEFNVPMPVPNQAQMASGFMQDTLPASGRGRNKASQMTGFTRQRMPSATNQAVPQQMPQALPQQMSQAVPQQMSRSSKRFIPKQFPQSAQIGAQAITRNNAFNQNRIPSKTGQQTVARNTAFTQKRTHTTNSGAFRQSARIRNMSPSSVFSRQPKTPMYRPPHKTRTRRF; translated from the exons ATGTTGACCAGCAGTGTATCCCTGCTCTTCCTTCTATTCAGCCTTGGAAATGCCATGAACTTAGTGGATTTGCTGAGTAAGTTAAGACGAGGGACCGGCATTGGTGGTCCGTCCAGTCTATACGATAGTGGTGTCAGGGTAAACACTGTGTCATTTGAACTACCGGAAGCTCACAGCCAGACAGCATTCCAAGCTCATCTGATTCCCCAGAAGAAACCAGGGAAACACACCAGTAATTTTCATGGTCTACTGAGACAATTTAGCGCGTCTACTGCCGATGCACAGACTGGTGCCAGGTATCAAGGTACTGGCGGATACAATGGACCGTATAACCCCGCGGTACAGGTTCCGGGCAGGCCACGATACACTTCAGCTATCCAGGTTCCACACAGGCCTCAACCGCAACAG aATCAACAAGGATGGAAATTACCAAACCAGAGCACTCGTGGCGGACAACCATATCGCCCAGGTTTCACACAAAGACCTGTATCTAGCATAGACAGATTCCAAATCCCACAGAATACGGGACTTATGCGAGGCCAATCAGTTATGCCTAACAGACCGCAAGTCCAGCGACAGACTGGAGGATTCACGCGAACACCAGTGGCTAATTTTGGTACAGGAATGGCTTCACGTAAAATGGAATTCAATGTTCCAATGCCTGTTCCCAACCAAGCACAAATGGCCAGTGGATTTATGCAAGACACATTGCCCGCGTCTGGTCGTGGAAGAAACAAGGCTTCTCAAATGACGGGATTCACACGACAGCGTATGCCGTCAGCTACCAACCAAGCGGTACCGCAACAGATGCCCCAGGCGCTACCGCAACAGATGTCCCAAGCGGTACCACAGCAGATGTCGCGAAGTAGTAAAAGATTCATTCCAAAACAATTTCCTCAATCGGCCCAGATAGGAGCTCAGGCAATAACACGAAATAACGCATTTAATCAAAACCGCATACCTAGCAAAACTGGACAACAGACAGTCGCACGAAATACAGCCTTCACTCAGAAGCGCACTCACACAACAAACAGTGGTGCGTTCCGACAGTCCGCTCGGATCAGAAATATGTCACCATCCAGCGTCTTCAGTAGACAGCCAAAAACACCAATGTACCGACCTCCTCATAAAACCAGAACTAGGAGGTTTTAG